ggagacatcgtgaagcaacacttgctctagaagcggctgcccaattggcccaagccaatgctcaagccgcggcacaagcaaccacccagggagcaagaaataataatgttggtcggaggaccactgacagagccaattctcggggaccggacagaagcaggagtaacccccctggtcgggaagatgatggggaccgatctagaactgcctcgacgcaaagggagcactctagaaccccctccaggagccaccaatCAGAAACTTTTAGATCAGAGAGTCACCGATCGGGTAGTAAAAATACTCCACCCAAGtaggatcagaccaggactcctcgagataagaggacctcacaattcaaagatgggcatggtcgtgatgaggctaatagtcatcacaccgaccagtcaaaggaaaaggagggaaacgaccaacaaggaggaaaagactaccTGGGgcgtaccgaaaagcctccactacACCCCGGCCAGTAGTGTAgcgggagagagcaagtcccgcgtagtaagccctctgaaaaattgaAGAGTACAGTGTTCGATcaggcaggagagcatgcttctcggaaggatctaagggacgttatcaccaacaagaggaggaccgtcccggtagaagggcaaaatctgaaccgccctgccagtcaagtagaaatatttGACGGCAGTGCActagatggtaatgcccgaccaggtggtcaagaccttggaacttcgtcagttgcaccagccatccaagcccagcttgacgtgctaacggctacagtgcaaggtttgtcaaaatgacctttCGAGATGGATGTGATAGACCACCGAAGTGgaagcccattttgtgcccggattagagcagctcagccgccggcaaaatataaagcatcggttctgccagtatatacagaaaaggcagatcccattagacatgttgggaaattcgaggaccagatggaactgctcgaggtaagtgacgattatcggtgtagagttttcccgactactttgtcagatatcGCCCAGGAATGGtgttggaagtttaagccgaactccattacctcttgggaagcatccaggaaggagttttgtagaaaattcaacactgcccagactccaccagtttatgccaaccacttggcagatatcaaacaaggaaaagacgagtctttaaagaattatatacagagattcatgagagaagccaatagagcaactgctgtaggagatgaggggaagatggttgccatatccgctaggataacttatcggagccctttgtgggatagtatacatagaaatccaatttcaacacttcaacaatttcttgaccgagcagacaagtatatgaaattggatgatgcaatcgagaaagaggagaatgtcATAAACAATCCAggcggatcaactgaccctcctaagaatgatggaaagaaacgtggaaataacgggtctgaccaccatgaggaaaagaaagcaaagttgagttcaaacaaaaagccaaccaagtatgagcctcagttcactaattacaccactctctcggctagccgagcagaaatatatcttgctagtcatgaagaggttccctacaagaaacctccacccatcaggaaagagatgaggaagagagacatgaataagttttttcgtttccatggagattatggtcatgaaacgaatgaatgcaatcacctcaaagacgagatagaatttcttctccggtcgggccaGTTGAAAAAGtatcgggcagagacaccccaaggagaagcataagtaattaccttctctgattgcatcagaacacagcccaatccctgatgagaagcatcacagtaaatcacaaacttctcctgacctgttggaagactcaggatTGGAGCTGAAATCAAcctttgcttcagttcctggaagttgttctcacacttatctgaccacacaaacttctggctcttgcaTGTTAGCTCGGTAAaagcactagctatctttgagaacccttccacgaaacgtctataataacctgccaatccaatgaaacttctaacctcagaagcattctttggcattggccaatctctgaccgcttcgatctttgctggatctactttaatcccctccttactaacaatatgtccaagaaaagatacctgagacaacaagaactcacatttcttgaacttagcaaacagtctgtgttctctcaatctctgtagaaccaatatcaagtgatactcatgttctgactctaactgagaagataccagaatgtcatcaataaagataatcacaaactggtctaagtaatccttgaacactctattcatcaaatccataaaagcagcaggggcattagtcaatccaaatggcataacgagaaactcataatgcccatacctggtacggaaATCAGTCttaggtatatctccctccttgaccctcaactgatgataaccagaacgaaggtcgatcttagagaataccttcttgccttgcaactgatcgaacaaatcatctatccttggcaaatgatacttattcttaattgttagcttattcagttccctataatcaatacacattctcagagaaccatccttcttctttacaaacagaactggcgcaccccaaggtgagaagctaggtctgataaaacccaagtctaacagctcttgcaactgtacttttaattctttcaactcagctggggccattttgtaaggcgctctagacactggctccgtccctggtgccagttctataatgaactcaatttctctgtgcggtggcaaccctggaaaatcttctggaaacacatccagaaactcacaaactaacctggtatcttctggtctcactggcacgacctgggtggtatcaaccgcactggctaagaatccaatgcaatctccttgcaataaatccctagccctcaatgcagaaatcataggaatacgaggtccatgcacagcaccaacaaacacaaaaggatcatcaccttcaggctcaaaggtgaccatcttccttctgcaatcaatggttgccccatactttgccaaccagtccatacccagtatcatatcaaattcagtcataaccaactctattaaatccactgacaactctctgccttccactgtcactggcaaagatctgacccacctcctggataccactaactctccagtgggcaacaaggtaccaaaccccacagcataaaaatcacagggtctacacaatctatcaataacactactagcaacaaaagaatgtgtagcaccagaatcaatcaacacattataaggggttccagcactaagaagctgacctgtaacaactgagggagaagcctcagcttccgcttgagtcaatgcgaacactcgagctggggccgagctgtccgcctttctgggttcttcttttcttgccttagggcaatcctttttaagatgacccactgctccacaagagaagtaggcctttgccctacattctcccaagtgatgcctcttgcaccttgggcactcaggataagacttccaggcttcactgcctcgtgaacgacccatagaaataccacggggccgcctgtcaggacctggaactgggaaggtgtcaggaaccttcctcttctgatcactagggccaatgcccctaccagaacccacaaatggagggcctggcctcctgaaatcctttatggttgcactatcacgccagatcttgatctctgtactctcagctgtgagtgccttctccaccacctgtgcataggtagtaacccctgccatagtgatgatacgtacatctcgggctaacctgggctgtagcccctgcaagaatctctctctcctggtcccatcagtgggcactagctccttggcaaactttgccaaacgatcgaatttcaaggcatactcagtaactgataagttcccctaaagtagcctaataaactcatcggccttcgccgccctaatagcatcattataatatttttcattgaatagagtctgaaactcttcccaagtcagggcattcacattcttggtctgggtaatcacttcccacaaaatccgggcatcctcccgaaacatataggtggcgcaggctaccctctcattaccagataccctcataaagtcaaggatagtggtaatcacactcatccattgttcagccttggcaggatctgcactgctttcaaatactggaggttgttgcttcctgaacctttcgtaaagaggctcccatttatttccaacctcaggcagctgcccagctgctggcaccgacacaggaggtgcctctgatccaCTGGCCACTGTAGGCCTTTGCTGTTGttttaggagacgaagctcttctccctgtttcaatatagtagcctgcagatcactgactatgtgctgccagtttacaggagctggctgtggaatctgagactggtcattttcctgaccctggttattattattattctggccctgatcactctggtcAGCTGAAGTGTctatctgccctggattcataattctgtcactgataccttgctgaaataatgatcaatacggccagtcaggtagtaataactaaacctcttgccgccttacggtccaagaacaagcagacaattatcacattccacaatcatacagatatacaagcagatacatgtctaTAACATTTAACACTCAGTATGTATCACATAATGGTTCATAgtcaatcatacttataagtatgttccagcaattcccagtactaataagcacacagttgctgaggatataatatttcagggcacgggtttaacatagtgcttcatgcatacaggtaaagcatatatgctGTATTTAAGCAGTCatgcatataactacataaatagttaccaaaccatgagtcgagcttgacttcagtgatgtgtgtacatgcctagccagtctacaggaaccctaaccttggcattgctctgataccaagttgtaacgccctggttaccctagaacagttacggtgaaccgaaaatttgacccgctactcgagtcctttggttaaaaacgtgctctaagtatgattaacaggttaaggtgaaaaactaataaaaaggaatggatatttttcattacaaactgctctgcagagctaataaaaacatttacaagttgttctcagtacaaaatggtcattactgtttcaaattacaatcccgccgacctaagcggcaaaatagggtaaacccccttgttcctctgagaacgccttggccgtggtggtcaagcagccgcatatgtacacatcaccacctaagctctccactcaaggctgggtgagcttttctttccctttacctacaccacataacacccatgagccaaggcctagcaagagaaagcataataacacatgatataatatcaacaatgattgtaataatcattcaggaccaacagtccaaacaaataggtgacaatcgcaaaagtcacaaaagtgggtatagccccctctagccatgtgacgatagggtcactcgggcttaactgataagtgaacctttcacaagtttgaacaggataggtgtatggtgaatagtcaccaacataaccttcctcatgaccttagagtcataaccctggaacaacgttccctagccatgtgacaaacagtcaccggggccatatgccctggctctgaataactagtctcaaactagccaagcgcttataagttcatcgaccttagggttggtccagtgttaatgccttagagccctTCAacattgatatcgattagatctaatcttcatttggctcggcgttcatgacgctatgccatttctgactcttaggtcaatgtccctgattagtcagtgccatatacaagtaatcaacattcactaacatttaatatgcaatacatgtccacatttatcaatcaacatgcctcaatagcaatcacgcatgtcacatatacacagggtgcagttttcttacctcaggttcgagtgagaaatataacaaggacgacccctgagaacgatcgatcttttagttccttagcggttacctaatcacaaccaattataacctccattaatgagaatccacatgaatagggtcttaacctaagcaccactccggtacctcgaaacatgcccacacgttgagtagattcgatctcgggccttaaggattaaaaccccaagtcaaaaacccttaaaaacactcaaagcgggacttagaaggaacagggtagcgctacagcgctcaacccctagcgccccagcgctatactcagaactaCCAACATGCCAAAatccctcctgaggagcgctgtagcgccctagggtgggcgctatagcactacctccagaccagcactcccctgaaccgaccttcttcaactccttcgattctaacctgattcccaagcttccaaatcccattcttgatgccaaatgaacccaaaaaccatcctagcacaccccaaacatcccaagcataggaaccctagccaaaactcccaacaaaaccaagaattcaccctagaaatctcagctgcaaaacaaaaccaaaacatggcaaaccagagaattctatggatagaaacttacccaaatctcagcttatgatgctcttcaatggaggaacacactcccaaactcccaaggcttgcttcccaagcttgaatcctcaagattggttcaaaaatcacaaagaaaggtgaagagaagaaggtacgggagaactcaaaATCTTGCTCTGTTTTTACTTTCTTCTTTCAGCTATCAAaggatatatctatcctaggggtgaaatgtccattttacccctagtcaattaatagtttctaaaggctcccaagggcatatttggtactttcctcctatctcgttaatcataattaacgctctccaattcccgctattctcaataatctcaaacactaataattcacatcctgttaccctttaatacccggtaacgctctaatcattaaaatcaccccgagactcaacccgagccccgcacttaaacctgttgtgactaaaccgctaatcaatattccaagatcttctcatgccgaatagctcgaaccaacccacattataatgtggtctcaacacatatcatcgacatgcatacaattataccctcaacgagccaaattaccatcacacccctgtaactaaaatgtggacccacatgcatgcatttaacatcatattttaatataattcatatatacaTGCAtgatatcatttaatggcataactaaacaagtatggccctcccggcctactaatcccgccattaaaccacatcggagaattcggggcattacaattattatacgctttgtatgatttttattttataaaaagtctaaattatgtatgagaaaatttatgttgtgtaagacttattttggctgattacctgtttgaagcctttattttaaaaaattaacttttagatattgtgttttgtcaaaagattAAAAATTTGAATTGATAGATTGACtatttgaacactgtatttttgccgattacccgttttgatcctttagtttaaaaaaaatgatatatttatatatatttaaataataatatcttataaatatatcatttaaatttaaaaaattacatttattattataatttataaaattaataaaaaaattagattaaatgagaaaatatatAAAGTAGTTTAAAGAgtttttagagtgccacatcatctccttagtgctcttttttatatatagatggatagatttaaaaaaaaaattaaagaagtttttattaaaattatagacaatatttactATTTTAAAAATAGGTAAATTGTtgcttttaattaataataataataataataataataataataataataataataatcgaGTGTAACATTTTTTTCTCCATAAATTTTCAATGTAGAAGTTGTGCTCCAtaaattttcaattaaaaaagCTTGAAAAGATCGAGATCCCATCTAGATGTAGATATAATTTGTTATGTAACAAAATAATATtacaaaatacataaatataaaaaataaacatcCACTCGATAGCTACACATGGTTAaaaacaaaatgtaacaaaattATGTTGCTGAAACGGCAATCTCCTATTGGTTATAGGTTGAAAAAGTCAAAAGTCAAACCGATAttccatatataaataaatatattattattattaatattaaaatgttattaaaaaaaaacaattggaTTGAAATTGAGAGAATCAGATTTCATTTCAGATCAGCCACTTTCACTCAATCTTCTGTTTTCTCTCTCATTAAGAAAGTGTTGAATCAAATACGAAAGCTTAAATCCCTTATTGTACGGACGATCTCCATCTCCATTGGCGAAGATAAGATTAAGATATGCCGAGCCGTTGCGAAATCTGCTGCGAATTACTCATCGCCATCTTGCTTCCTCCGCTTGGGGTTTGCTTCAGACATGGTTGTTGCAGTGTAAGTCTTTCTTTCCCTCTGTTTGGTTGCCGAGAAAATTGATCGATTTTGTATGATATTGATCCAGGTTTCTTTTTTTTGGGGTGGTGTAGGTTGAGTTTTGTATATGCTTGTTGTTGACCATTCTCGGTTATGTTCCTGGAATAATCTACGCTCTTTATGCAATTGTGTTCATCGATCGCGATCAGTACTTTGACGATGACCGCCGTCCTCTTTACGTGGCCTGATCTGTATTTTGATTCTAAATTACGTGAATTGAATCGTTGTTTGATCTGTGATGTAGTAATTTATGGTGTTTGTTCATCGATTCTGTTTATATACATTATTGGTGTATGAAcactgaacttggatttccttctccGTGTGATATTGTTTATGCACGAGTTTTGTTTGAAATAATACCCTTTTCTCGTAATGTAGTTCTTGAGTTGAGTTTTCTAATTTATTCAAATGCAAATTGAGTATTTTACCGCATGGTTTCGTAATGATATTGTTTATGCGCGAGTTTAGTTTGAAATAATGCCCTTTTGCTCGTACTGTAGTTTTTgagtttaggttttctaattctTTCCAATgcaagaaaattgaataatttacCTCATGGTTGCATAATGATTTTGTATATGCACGAGTTTTGTTTGAAATTATGCCCTTTTGATCATACTGTactttttgagttgtattttttaattttttctaatgcaaattgttttttttatctAGTGGTTTAATAATCTGGATCCGTATCCTTACCATTGAATGTGATTATGAAGGGGTTAGCTTGGTTTTCGAATGATTTATGTTCCCATTTTCTGCTATTATGAATACCAGCTTGTGTGGGGGGACCCTTTTGCTTGATAACCATTCCTTTTTTAGATACATTTATTGCACTCACATACACATTCCCACCTACCATCTTGATCTAGCCTCACATGGCATGTGTCTTAAGGGTTTTGAAATTTGAGTTGGGAAGATAATTTTACATTACAACCATATTTTAGTGCTGACTTGAATTGATGCACTGTTTTGCGTTTTTACTTATTAAATTTGAGAAAGGATCAGTCTAGGAATAATGTCACAGCTTAAAACTCAATGCAAATTGTTGGCTTTGTGATGGAAACAAGTATAGCCCACTTGGTCAGCTTCTTAACTCTCTTAAATCCAGAATGGAAGTTCAGACACAAGAAGCAAATTATGAAAAGTAATAAATAATATGTTGGTAATCTTTcaacctttatatatatatatatatatatatatatatatatcacaatatGCAAGGATTGCAAAATGATGCTGCAATCTCACAACTTAGTGTATTTAGAGGCAACATATGGTGATTGACAGACACCCTCAATAAAGTGGTGGTGTCTTTTTTTTACTACTACCAGGAGGTATGACATGTGCATGACACGAGGTTTTGGGGACAAAAATGCCATTTGGTCGAAGGAATTGGAACCTGGTGACGTCTGGCCATGTTTAGTAAACGTTGTTGAGATGTACACACATCATCTGCATCGTGGTCGAAGACTACTATAGTGGGAGGGCTCACGCCCATGTTTGAAAAGTTCGTATCCTGCTTCGGATTTTTTGAACGCATATGTACTTGATTTGTCATCAGAGCCGACATGAGATTTTTGACATGCaatataaaatatgatatatattGTGAAGCTTTTGTGTaagaaaaatagtcttttaaCTTTTAGATACATGTCTAACTTACATATGTATAGGAATGATATCACGGTGCACTACGATTATCACTTGTGTGGTCATTAAATTACACATGAGTTTGTCGATCAACTGGAAAATCACATGTCACGTGTCTCGATCGTATGTATCAGAGTTATATTATTAGTTTTGAGgatgaccaacaatacaaatcACACGACTTTCTTCTATGCAAAAGCTCTTTCAAGCTATGGACTAGTTGGGGAGAGCTACGTCAGCTGAAGACAGCTCTTCAGAATGGCTATTTTCTATGTCTTAACTGGGTGGCATGTCATTTCTTAGCCGTTTTTCTAAATCGTATGATTGCCTACGTGTGGTGCTCATCCATCTTGTGTGGCCAACTTTGAATGCTCTTGTTTGGATGGCTGGCAGCATGCACCTAACTCCACACACACTACCTGTTTCCCACACTTGGATGCACATTGTCACTTGCATTGCTTCTTCTCCTTGCATGCTTCACACCCACCCATGCTCTGCGCACATCCGTGCACTCGTATGGTTGTTACTCACTCCTCACTCACATCACACCTATGCCTACCTAGTTCAAGAATTTGACAGGTTTTTAGGAGGTTTCCTTGCGTTTTGGCAGTGTGTATACATTGTTGTTTTTATACCTCTAGTAATTTTGAAATTGCAGAAGATATCCGTTAGTAAATTTTAATAATCTAATTAATTGAAAACGAAAAACaaattaaatgaaataaaatataatattatatacgaACAAGAGGCGAAAGATAAAGGAGACACCTTTAATATGCCACGTGGCATTTATCCGCAATGAAAGAACCCAGCCGTTAAAATGACCGATATGCCCATCGATACCTTACCCCATTTGAAGTGCAAAATTTGCCAACGAAAATTACCGAACTTTATCCCACATGGACAATAGTGAAGATGGAGAGACCGAGTCACGATCCGGTCAAGACTGGGCCGAGTTGACTCACGAGTGCCTGATCAACATCCTTTCTCGGCTCACCCTGGAGCACCGATGGCTTGGGCCCATGTTCGTCTGCAAGTCGTGGATGCACGCGTGCAAGGACCCGTCTCTTCACTCGGCGTTCGATCTCGAGACTCGGTTCGACTCGGTGCTCGACTCGCCTCGATGGTGGTCCACTGAGTTCGAGAGGAAGATCGATTCCATGCTCCGATCTGTCGTGGTCTGGAGCGATGGGTCGCTCACGCAGATTCGCACCAGGCACTGCTCTGACCGATCGCTCTCTTACGCTGCCGAAAGGTATAAACAATATATTGCTTTTTATGTATGATTTTAATGGGGTTTTGTTTATTATGATTGGCCGTTAAATTAGGTGTTGAACCATAAATGGATTTTGATCGGTTTTATGCGATATTTTTGGGTCTTGCTGATCATTAAATGTCCCCAAGTTTCTGAAAAATGAAACCTTTTGCATTTCAATCTCAATTTGGTTAGAATCTCATGGTTTATTGGCTTGTATTGTATCTGTGGATAAAGATTTGAGCCTTTATATCTGGGTTTTACTAATGGTTTGCAATAAATTTCATTTACAAGTGTTTGTAGTTGATCATTGTAGACTTGTTTTGTGTTTGGAAGTGTTTTGCTTTCGAAGCTCATTGATCTTTTGGAAGCTATATTGAGTATTTCCCAATTGTACTTTATTATTAGGTGTCTGAATCTTGAGGCTCTTTCAATAAGGAGCTGCGCCAATGTTACTGATGCTTCCATGGCTATAGTAGCTTTTCGGTGTTCCTTGCTTAGGGAGATTGACATTAGCTATTGCTATGAAATATCTCATGAATCTTTGGCCTTGATTGGAAGAAATTGTCCTAACCTTAAAATCCTCAAAAGGAACTTAATGAATTGGCTAGATCCTTCCCAACATGTTGGAGTTGTCCCAGATGAGTACCTAAACGCTTGCCCTCAAGATGGGGATGCTGAGGCTGCTGCAGTTGGGAAATATATGCCTTATTTGGAGCACCTTGAACTTCGGTTCTCCAAGTTAACGGCTAAAGGGTTTGTTTCCATATCCGAAGGGTGTTTGGATCTAGAGTACTTGGATTTGTTTGGGTGTGCAAACTTGACCAGTAGGGATATTGCAAATGGAACAACCAATCTGAAGAATCTGAAGGAGGTTAAAAGGCCTAACTTTTACATACCCAGGTCTGTTTTTCACACTGAGAGGTATGGTCACTGGAGGTTATATGATGAGAGATTCCAAACTGATGTGTTTAGAATCTAGTCAGGTTATAAACTTGGGAACAAGCATACTTGTGACCAAGTTACTGTGATTTGCTTTCCAGCAAAAAACACAAAAATTCTTAATTTGATAAGTTGCAGGATTCCATTTTGTGTCTGTATATTTGTGGAAATGGTGTGTCATTATCTATGATACTAATTACAATGTTATGATTCTGTTTTGAAATGATTATGTATCTatcaaaaccaataatcatgATCATATATGGTGATACATTGTTCAACGCAAATGTTATCTGTTATGTATAGTGTGTATGTTCTAAGTCAATTTGGTGTTTGGAGTATTGATCTTTCGTGTTATATTACATGGTTCTAGATTATCAAGGGGAATAATGTGCATTGGACACTTCAAGTTTTGTGTTAAGGCTAAACAATTTTCCTAGAGTTTGATACTTGTGTGTTGTTCCATTTAATGAAGTGATTGTTTTGAAACTCCTAGTGCACCACACTTGAAATCCCATTGCTGACTCAAAAGCCATGTTGGgtgtattatataatatatagattTAATTGTGGAGAAGAATATAAAGAACATATGGATTATTTATCTGTAGCAATCctaaaaataagtaaaaaaaatccTTTAGTTTAATGTCATATAATAGTTACGTGAGTTAAATTGGATTCTTGGAAGAGGAGTACACAATTCTTCATTCTTTATCATATTTATTTCTTCTAAAATTTCTCATTTCAGTTGATTTCATTAAATGATCATGAACTTCATAGCTCATGCAATTTTCCCATGTGTGTTttttttaaagtgatattttctaCTTTAAACTTTGAGTTTCTCATTCTTGAgccattatttttttaaaaattaaaaaaaatatttttcactaaTTTTGTTGACGCGATATTTCGTCAACAACAAGAGTTAgagagttagagagattgaaagAAAAACGACATagagagtttttacgtggtttgaCTGTTAAtgatgcctagtccacgagtcactgtatTGAGGAAGTATTTGCAAAGATCAAGTCCTTTTATGGTTTACAGATGGGTAGAACTTCACCTTGTCCTTCAAATGTTCTCTTGTTTACAAATGATTCCCatgtcctatttataggtagCAATGGGTGAGTCATAATGGCAAATTGCTTGATTAGGCTCTAACTCCTAATTAGGTGGGGTTAGACTAGGTTACAACATAGGCTGCATGATTGGAAATTACATAGGGATCGTTTGCTGCCATATGTCGCCTTTCCAAGTTActaagggtctgattggttcgcgattagaaaactgtatttttgaaaagtggattctgaaatgaaaatctgaatttagtgactgaaaacatgtttctgaaaatgtgattagttcaatgtcagtaaactgtttttgagttttaaaaaatagaatataTGATTGGTAGAA
The Humulus lupulus chromosome 6, drHumLupu1.1, whole genome shotgun sequence DNA segment above includes these coding regions:
- the LOC133782970 gene encoding UPF0057 membrane protein At4g30660-like codes for the protein MPSRCEICCELLIAILLPPLGVCFRHGCCSVEFCICLLLTILGYVPGIIYALYAIVFIDRDQYFDDDRRPLYVA
- the LOC133782969 gene encoding F-box protein SKIP1-like → MDNSEDGETESRSGQDWAELTHECLINILSRLTLEHRWLGPMFVCKSWMHACKDPSLHSAFDLETRFDSVLDSPRWWSTEFERKIDSMLRSVVVWSDGSLTQIRTRHCSDRSLSYAAERCLNLEALSIRSCANVTDASMAIVAFRCSLLREIDISYCYEISHESLALIGRNCPNLKILKRNLMNWLDPSQHVGVVPDEYLNACPQDGDAEAAAVGKYMPYLEHLELRFSKLTAKGFVSISEGCLDLEYLDLFGCANLTSRDIANGTTNLKNLKEVKRPNFYIPRSVFHTERYGHWRLYDERFQTDVFRI